From Bradyrhizobium sp. AZCC 1610:
GCCCGATGCAATAGATCCGCCGCACCGGAAACACATCGGTCTCACCCACAATCGGGATCGTCGTCGTGCCAACCGGAAAAATCGATTTCGGGCCGGTCTGCGCCGCGGCCGTACCGCCTTGCACGGCCGTACCAGCCAGCGCCAGCGCGCCCGTTGCCAGAATGGTTCTACGATCGACATTGCTCATTGGCGTTTTCCTTGTTCTGCGAGTCTTCTTGTCCGCTGCGTCCCTACAGCGTTTTCTCCACGAAGTGGATACCATTTGCGCGTTGTTGCAATGCAATCGCACCAAAGAAGAAGGCCCGCGTCGCCCGCGGGCCTTCGCATTTCGAATCGAGCGAAGCGTCAGTGCTTGATATCCGGCGGCAGCTTGCCGCCATTGGCGGCCAGCTTGGCCATGACCTGCTTGTGCAGCCAGATGTTCATGCTGGCGGAATCGTTGCTGTCGCCGGTATAGCCGAGCTCTTTCGCCAGGTCCTTGCGCGCGGCGAAGCTGGAATCGATGTCGAGCGCCTTCATCAAGTCGACGATCGAGGTCCGCCACGCCAACTTCTCGCCCTTGGCCTTCACGGCCTGGTCGAGGATGGGCGCGACGTCGACGGTCGCGGCGGCCGGTGCAGCGGCTCCACCGGACGATCCGGCGTCCGCGGCCGCGCCGCCGCCAGCCGGCGCGGCATCTGCCTTGGTGCCGAAGATCGCGCTCATGATTTTTCCGAAAATGCTCATCGTTCGCTCCCAATAACCTGAGGATGGGGTGAGTCTTTTAGCGGCACTGTTTGACCGGCAGCACCACGCCGGGATCGTGTACAAGTCTAGCCAGCCAGATAAAGCTTGCCAATGAAACATTCACCGAAGCGTGAGTGTGATTGTCGCTGTTTGAGGGTACGCTCCAGGGACAGTTCGCGACATGGCCAGTTCCACTACCCTGTCTTCGCGTCTGGCCCGACCGTGATCTTTTTTGGAAATGGCACGTTTGCGTCTTTCGACCGGCGCACGATGCGGCCGCCGAAGGGAGACAGCGACCATGGCCACGTCTTATCAAGGCAATGTCACATCACTGACGCAAAGCGGTCGAGACGCCGCGGCGGCACCCGTCATCCGAACCATCGGCGTCGCCGAACTCGGCCGCGCGCTGCGACGCGGCTGGGAAGATTTCAAGGCCGTGCCAAGCCACGCCATCATCCTGTGCGTGATCTATCCCGTTCTCGGACTGGTGCTGGCACGCACCGTCCTCGGCTATTCCGTCATCCCGTTGTTATTTCCGCTGGCCGCCGGCTTCGCCCTGATCGGTCCGTTTGCTGCGCTTGGCCTCTATGAAATGAGCCGCCGCCGCGAGCGCGGCGAACAGGCGAGCGCATGGGATGCGCTCGAGGTGCTGCGTTCGCCGTCATTCGGCGCGATGCTCGGGCTTGGCGTTCTGCTCTTGACGCTGTTCGCGACCTGGGTGGCCACGGCGCAGGCGATCTACATCGCTGCGTTCGGCTATGAGGGCGCCACCGGCATTTCCGATTTTGCCACGCGCGTGCTGACGACGTCGCAGGGTTGGTGGCTGATCGTGGTTGGCTGCGGTGTAGGCTTCCTGTTCGCCCTCGTCGCGCTTTGCATCAGCGTGGTCTCCTTCCCACTGATGCTCGATCGCCATGCCGGCGCCGGCGATGCGATGGTGACCTCGCTGCGCGTAGTCGCACGCAATCCCGTGCCGATGGCGGCCTGGGGATTGATCGTCGCGGTGCTCCTGGTGACGGGAACGTTGCCGTTCTTCCTCGGCCTTGCCGTCGTCATCCCCCTGCTCGGGCACGCCACCTGGCACCTCTATCGGCAGACGATTGAACCGGAACTCAATCCGCAGCCGCTTCCGCCCCGCGCCCACCGCGAGCGCAAGCCTGCCGCCGATTTTCCGGCCAATCTGTTCCCCTGGCGGCGCAAAGATAGCGCATAGGCCGGCACGGAACCCGATCGATCACACCCGCCGGTCGACCCGACCGGCGGTGGGGATGTTCACCGCTCACTAACGATGAATTGAGCATCTTCAACGGAAAGGCGGTCACCGCAACCACATAAGCCTTGTTTTGGCCGATCTTGCTTCGAACATTCGGCATGACGTTGACACTAACGTCGATGACGCATCGATCGTGGAGCGAACGGCACGATGATCTCTCGCCTCTCTCTGCGCGCTCTGACCCTGGGCGCCCTGTTGCTGACTTCTGCGGCGCCCGCTCTCGCCGCACCTTGCGGCACGGGCCCGTTCGAAGCATGGCTGGAAGACTTCAAGAGGGAAGCTGCCGCCAAGGGAATAGCGACATCCGCCATTCAGGCTGGCTTGACCGGCGTCACGCTCGACAAGAGCGTGCTGGCCCGCGACCAATCGCAAAAGGTCTTCAGCCAGAGTTTTGAGGAATTCTCCGGCCGCATGGTTCCGCCCCGGCTCACGCGCGGCTCCAACATGCTCAAGCAATACGGCTCCGTGCTCGGGCGCATCGAACAGGCCTATGGCGTGCCCGGCGAAGTGCTGGTGGCAATCTGGGGCCTGGAAACCGATTTCGGCGTCAACATCGGAAAATTCCCGACGCTGCGCTCGCTGGCGACGCTGGCCTATGATTGCCGCCGCACCGACCTGTTCAAGGCCGAGTTGATGGATGCGCTACGCATCGTCGAGCGCGGCGATATCGCGCCACAGGAACTACGCGGCGCATGGGCGGGTGAAATCGGTCAGACCCAGTTCATGCCGTCGTCCTACGTCAAGTTCGCGGTCGATTTCGACGGCAACGGCCGCCGCGATCTCCTGCGCAGCCCCCCGGACGTGTTGGCCTCGACCGCCAACTTCCTTGCCGGCCACGGCTGGCAACGCGGCAAGGACTGGGAGCCCGGCGGCGCCAATTTTGCCGCGATCAAGGAATGGAACAAGAGCGAGGTCTACGCCAAGACTATCGCCTTTTTCGCGACGCAGCTTTCGCGAGCCCCCTAGACTTAGCAACCACTCAAGGGTCGGCCACAGCGATCAGACCTTTGCCCTCAGGTCTGCCCCGTCGTTAGCTTCGCGCGAGCGTATCCACCTGGGCGATGAAATCAGAAATAGATCGCCACCCATAAAAATGAACCAAAATTCATTTAATCAATGCGTTACATGCGATTCGCGCATAAGAAGATTCCAAAAAGCTAGCCTTAAAGCACATTTTTGTGCGCTGCACGCACTCACGGACTTGCACTCGCGCTCCTCCTGATCGCTGTTTAGTCAACGGCGAGGTTAATTTGGAAATGACGGTAAGTCCTCAAATTTACGGCATTATTTTCAGTGAGCGAAACACCTATGGAGCGGACGAGCCGACTAATCTTTCAGCCATACTGAAAAGTTAAGCGGCCCTTACCTCCGTCATGCGTTTTAGGATTAGCTGCATCGCAACATAGGAACTTCTGCACTGCGGAATCTAGTCTATATTCATTTCAACGATGAGGCCGCACCCCAAAGGCTGAATCGCTAATTCAAGGAGACTACGATGTTACTTTCGCTCATCCGCATGATCCAGGCGTTCCGGGATTATCAGCGCAATGTCAGCGAACTGTCCCAGCTCAGCGATCGCGAACTGGCCGATATCGGCCTCGATCGTTCGGACATTCCGCGCGTTGCAGCCGGAACCTATAACGGCTGATCTCTGTTCAGCCGCCAAGTTGAACGGATAACGCCCGCCCTCGCTGCGGGCGTTGTCGTTTCTGATGCTGCACTTGGCGCGAAAACGCGCTAACCCTGCGCGCATGATTTCCTCTACCCCCAAAACTGACACCGTCCATGTGATTGGCGGCGGCCTTGCCGGCTCGGAAGCCGCCTGGCAGATCGCCAATGCGGGCGTGCACGTCGTCCTGCACGAGATGCGCCCGTTGCGGATGACCGAGGCGCACCACACCGAAGGTCTGGCCGAGCTCGTTTGCTCCAACTCGTTTCGCTCGGACGACGCTGCCAACAACGCCGTCGGCCTGCTGCATGCCGAGATGCGCCGGCTGAGCTCGCTGATCATGCGCTGCGCCGACGTCAACCAGGTGCCCGCGGGCGGCGCGCTGGCGGTTGACCGCGATGGATTCTCCGCAGCCGTCACCCGGGCCCTGCACGACCATCCCCTGATCGAGATCGACCGCGCCGAAATCGCCGGCCTGCCGCCCGCCGAATGGAGCAACGTGATCGTCGCGACCGGCCCCCTTACCTCGGCGCCGCTGGCGGACGCCATCCGCGAACTCACGGACGAGAACGCGCTGGCGTTCTTCGATGCGATCGCGCCGATCGTGCACAAGGATTCCATCGACATGTCGGTGGCGTGGTTTCAGTCGCGTTACGATAAGGTCGGGCCCGGCGGCACCGGCGCCGATTACATCAACTGCCCGATGACCAAAGAGCAGTATGACGCCTTCGTTGCGGCGCTCCTGGCCGGCGACAAGGTGGACTTCAAGGATTGGGAGACCAACACGCCCTATTTCGACGGCTGCCTGCCGGTCGAGGTGATGGCCGAGCGCGGCCACGAGACGCTGCGGCACGGACCGATGAAGCCGGTCGGGCTGACCAATCCGCACAACCCGACGGTCAAGCCCTACGCCATCGTGCAGCTGCGGCAGGACAACAAGCTCGGCACGCTCTACAACATCGTCGGCTTCCAGACCAAGCTGAATTACGGCGCGCAGCAGCGTGTCTTCCGCACCATTCCGGGCCTCGGGAACGCCGAATTCGCCCGGCTCGGCGGCCTGCACCGCAACACTTTCCTGAACTCGCCAAAACTCCTCGATGGACAGTTGCGATTGCGCGCGCAGCCACGGCTACGCTTTGCCGGCCAGATGACCGGCTGCGAGGGCTACGTGGAATCCGCCAGCATCGGCCTGATCGCAGGCCTCTACGCCGCAGCGAACGCGCAGGCGCAGTCGCTCGAACCGCCGCCCGTGACCACGGCGCTGGGTTCGCTGCTCGGGCATATTACCGGGGGGCACATCGAAACCATCGAGGCCGGAACGCGCTCCTTCCAGCCGATGAACATCAATTTCGGGCTGTTCCCGCCGCTTGCGAGCGCGCCGACCAAAAAGCCCGATGGTACGCGGCTGCGCGGCAACGAGAAGACGGTCGCAAAGAAGCAGGCGCTCAGCGCCCGGGCGCTCGCCGATCTCGATCGCTGGATCGCCGATCACCTTCGCGTAGCGGCGGCGGCGTAACACCATGAGCTTGCCCAAGGACGACGCCGCGACCCTGTCGGCGCTATGGACCGAAGGCGTGCTGCTGAAGCGCGACGTGTTCTCGACCGTCGAGCGCGGCCGGTTTCGCGACGATGCCGGCGAGGTCGACGCGGTGCTGCGCCGGCTCGATCAGGTGCCGCTGTGGTCCCATCCGCTCGCCCGCCATCTGTTCGCCCGCGAGCGCCGCGCGCTGGCGCTGGCGCGCGATCTCGACGTCGGCCCGAAACTGCTATGGGCCGGACAGCAGGCACTGGTGCGCGGCTTCATCGACGGCGTCGCGCTGCATCTGGCAAAGCCCCATGGCGACATCGCCTATTTTCGCTCGGCCAAGCTCGCTCTTCGCAAGCTGCACCGCGCCGGCATCTGCCATAACGATCTGGCCAAGGAGCAGAACTGGCTGCGCGGAAGCAACGGCCGCGCCTATGTGACCGATTTTCAACTGGCGGCCTGCTTCAAGACAAGAAGCCGCCTGTTCCGGATCGCGGCCTACGAGGACCTACGCCATCTGCTGAAGCACAAGCGCAGCTATGCGCCACAGGCGCTGACTCCGATGGAGCGCAAGATTCTCGCGCGCAAATCCTTTGTCGCCAGCATCTGGCTCATGACCGGCAAGAAGGTCTACCAGGCCATCACCCGCGGCCTATTCAACTTCACCGATCGCGAAGGCGGCGGCCGCCGGCTGGTCAACGACGCGCCCGTGTTGATGGATTTGATTAGGAAAAACCACGATGTCCGCGACGCCGCGATCGTGGCTTTCGCCGACCGACGCACCGGTGTCGGGCTGTACGCCTTTGTCGAAGCCGACGAGGTGGCACTGGAAAAGCAGCTACGCACCGAACTCGCGGCAGCCAAGGGCGTCAAGCCGCCGGAGCATATCCAGGTGGTGCATGCCCTGCCGCGCGATGCCGCGGGAAAACCGCGCACGGAGATATTGCAGCTTGTCGCGATGAACCAGCTCGACCTGATCGAGCCGCTGATCACGAGCGATATCGACCGCGCGTTCCTGAAAGACATTCTGGAGAGCCGCAAGAATTTGCGGGACCGGTTCAATTTCGAAAGCAGCGAGTTGAATTCGCGATCGAGTTGATCTGCCGTGTCCCGGGCGCGATGCAGCGCCCTTCGCGCTGCTTCGCAGAACCGGGACCCACGCTGCGACAACGATGGACCCCGGACCAGCAGCGCTCCACGCCGCGAGTGCGGCGCGCTGCGCAGCATCCGGGGAACGCCAAGCGCCGCCTACCCGCCAAATTCCTGCGACCGTGACGCCCGCCACAGCGTCCACAAGGTCCGTAACCGCGACGTCGTCTGCGGTACGAAGGGATCGACGTCGGCCCGCGACATACGCTTGAGATCGCGGCGGACCAGCGCCAGCGGAAGGAACACCGGTCGCACCTGCGGCGGCGCATGTGTGAGTAGCTCGAAGGCGGTGCCGAGATGCTTTCGGGCGTCCCCCACCAACTGATCGATCGCGGCGCGCGCCCGCGGCGTCTGCTTGCCCGAAAAGACTTCTTCCATCCCGCTGCCGTGTTGCTGCAGCAGCTGCAGCGGCAGGAATAGCTGGCGCCGCGCGGCATCGAGCGGCAGCGCCGCGATCACCTGCGCCACGCCCTGGGCCAACCCGGCATGGCGCGCGAGATGGTCGATCACCGCCGACGGCTGTACCGCTAGCCGCGCGCCGAGCGAGAACAGCGCCGAGGAGGTGTCGGTGACATAGCCCTCCAGCGCCGCCATCGATGGCATCGGATCGTTGTAGAGATCGAACTGATGCTCCTCGATCAGCCGCGACAGCGGCTCAACCGGCAGGCGGAATTCGGCGATCGTCTGCAACAGTTCGGCTGCGACCGGATTGCCCTCGACGCCGCCATGGCCGGCGCCTTCCAGCACATCGGTCCACCATTGCAGCCGAATTTCGCCTGGCAATGGCTGGCTGACCTGCTCGCGCACGCGGGATATCTCGACATTGAAGGCGTAGACCGACAGCAGCGCGCGGCGCTGGACCGGTGGCAGGAACAGCGTCGACGCATAGCGGGCAAAGTCGTGCGTGCGCACCAGATCGGCGCAGAACGCGGCGGAATCCTTCGACGTCGCCGCCTCGCTCATGGCACCGCGATCAGCGCCGCCGCGACCCGCCGGCGCTCGCCCAGCATGACGTTGTAGGTCCGGATCGCAGGCCCCGTCTGCATCGCATCGAGCACCACGTGCACGGCGCGCAGCGCCTCGCGAAGCCCCCGCGGCGGCATCCAGACTTCAGTGCCGGTGCCGACGATCAGCGTATCGATGGAATTGGCGGCCTTGAATATGCGCGAGAGCGAATATTCATCGATGTCGGCAGGCTTCGTCACCTGCCAGGCCCAGATTGCATCCGGCAGGCACAGCAGCGAGCCGCGATGCGACATGTCGGCGAAGGCGAAGCCGCCCTTGCCGTAGGCTTCGATCGGCGCCGACCTCGGAAGATGCGGGGCGTCCGAGGATGTGGCCATCTTTATTTCTTCGCAGGCTTATCCGGCGCCTCGCGGTGCTCACCGACGCCGAGATAGATCAGGATCGGCGCGGCGATGAAGATCGAAGTGTAGGTGCCAACCAGCAGCGCGCCGAACACCATGACGGCCGTAAAGCTGTGGATCGCGTGACCGCCGAACAACAACAGCGCCAGCAGGGCCAGCGTCACCGTGACGTGGGTGATGATCGAGCGCGACAGCGTCGAATTGATGGATTCGTTGAGGAGCTGCGGCATCGGCATTTTCTTGTAGCGCCGCAACATTTCCCGGATGCGGTCGTAGATCACGACCGTGTCGTTCAGCGAGTAACCGAGAATCGTCAACAGCGCCGCGATACTGGTGAGGTCGAAATCGACCTGGGAAATCGACATGAAGCCGATCGTCAGCACGATATCGTGGACGTTGGCGATCATGGCGCCGAGCGCGAACTGCCATTCGAACCGGAACCAGAGATAGATCAGGATTGAGAAAATCGCGAGCATCATGCCGAGCATGCCGTAAGCCAGCA
This genomic window contains:
- a CDS encoding DUF3597 domain-containing protein, which encodes MSIFGKIMSAIFGTKADAAPAGGGAAADAGSSGGAAAPAAATVDVAPILDQAVKAKGEKLAWRTSIVDLMKALDIDSSFAARKDLAKELGYTGDSNDSASMNIWLHKQVMAKLAANGGKLPPDIKH
- a CDS encoding DUF2189 domain-containing protein, with translation MATSYQGNVTSLTQSGRDAAAAPVIRTIGVAELGRALRRGWEDFKAVPSHAIILCVIYPVLGLVLARTVLGYSVIPLLFPLAAGFALIGPFAALGLYEMSRRRERGEQASAWDALEVLRSPSFGAMLGLGVLLLTLFATWVATAQAIYIAAFGYEGATGISDFATRVLTTSQGWWLIVVGCGVGFLFALVALCISVVSFPLMLDRHAGAGDAMVTSLRVVARNPVPMAAWGLIVAVLLVTGTLPFFLGLAVVIPLLGHATWHLYRQTIEPELNPQPLPPRAHRERKPAADFPANLFPWRRKDSA
- a CDS encoding lytic murein transglycosylase; translation: MISRLSLRALTLGALLLTSAAPALAAPCGTGPFEAWLEDFKREAAAKGIATSAIQAGLTGVTLDKSVLARDQSQKVFSQSFEEFSGRMVPPRLTRGSNMLKQYGSVLGRIEQAYGVPGEVLVAIWGLETDFGVNIGKFPTLRSLATLAYDCRRTDLFKAELMDALRIVERGDIAPQELRGAWAGEIGQTQFMPSSYVKFAVDFDGNGRRDLLRSPPDVLASTANFLAGHGWQRGKDWEPGGANFAAIKEWNKSEVYAKTIAFFATQLSRAP
- a CDS encoding DUF1127 domain-containing protein; its protein translation is MLLSLIRMIQAFRDYQRNVSELSQLSDRELADIGLDRSDIPRVAAGTYNG
- the trmFO gene encoding methylenetetrahydrofolate--tRNA-(uracil(54)-C(5))-methyltransferase (FADH(2)-oxidizing) TrmFO, giving the protein MISSTPKTDTVHVIGGGLAGSEAAWQIANAGVHVVLHEMRPLRMTEAHHTEGLAELVCSNSFRSDDAANNAVGLLHAEMRRLSSLIMRCADVNQVPAGGALAVDRDGFSAAVTRALHDHPLIEIDRAEIAGLPPAEWSNVIVATGPLTSAPLADAIRELTDENALAFFDAIAPIVHKDSIDMSVAWFQSRYDKVGPGGTGADYINCPMTKEQYDAFVAALLAGDKVDFKDWETNTPYFDGCLPVEVMAERGHETLRHGPMKPVGLTNPHNPTVKPYAIVQLRQDNKLGTLYNIVGFQTKLNYGAQQRVFRTIPGLGNAEFARLGGLHRNTFLNSPKLLDGQLRLRAQPRLRFAGQMTGCEGYVESASIGLIAGLYAAANAQAQSLEPPPVTTALGSLLGHITGGHIETIEAGTRSFQPMNINFGLFPPLASAPTKKPDGTRLRGNEKTVAKKQALSARALADLDRWIADHLRVAAAA
- a CDS encoding serine/threonine protein kinase, with translation MSLPKDDAATLSALWTEGVLLKRDVFSTVERGRFRDDAGEVDAVLRRLDQVPLWSHPLARHLFARERRALALARDLDVGPKLLWAGQQALVRGFIDGVALHLAKPHGDIAYFRSAKLALRKLHRAGICHNDLAKEQNWLRGSNGRAYVTDFQLAACFKTRSRLFRIAAYEDLRHLLKHKRSYAPQALTPMERKILARKSFVASIWLMTGKKVYQAITRGLFNFTDREGGGRRLVNDAPVLMDLIRKNHDVRDAAIVAFADRRTGVGLYAFVEADEVALEKQLRTELAAAKGVKPPEHIQVVHALPRDAAGKPRTEILQLVAMNQLDLIEPLITSDIDRAFLKDILESRKNLRDRFNFESSELNSRSS
- a CDS encoding phytoene/squalene synthase family protein, with the protein product MSEAATSKDSAAFCADLVRTHDFARYASTLFLPPVQRRALLSVYAFNVEISRVREQVSQPLPGEIRLQWWTDVLEGAGHGGVEGNPVAAELLQTIAEFRLPVEPLSRLIEEHQFDLYNDPMPSMAALEGYVTDTSSALFSLGARLAVQPSAVIDHLARHAGLAQGVAQVIAALPLDAARRQLFLPLQLLQQHGSGMEEVFSGKQTPRARAAIDQLVGDARKHLGTAFELLTHAPPQVRPVFLPLALVRRDLKRMSRADVDPFVPQTTSRLRTLWTLWRASRSQEFGG
- a CDS encoding Mth938-like domain-containing protein, with translation MATSSDAPHLPRSAPIEAYGKGGFAFADMSHRGSLLCLPDAIWAWQVTKPADIDEYSLSRIFKAANSIDTLIVGTGTEVWMPPRGLREALRAVHVVLDAMQTGPAIRTYNVMLGERRRVAAALIAVP
- the secF gene encoding protein translocase subunit SecF; amino-acid sequence: MTQSILIALGVLIVVLTVVAVFDLLPPLRIVPDVTHFDFTRFRRISFPISAALSILAIVLFFTHGLNFGIDFRGGTLLEVQNKSGPVDIGAMRATLSTLGLGDIQLQQFGGPSDVLIRVAEQPGGDAAQQAAVQKVRGALGDSVEYRRVEVVGPRVSGELLAYGMLGMMLAIFSILIYLWFRFEWQFALGAMIANVHDIVLTIGFMSISQVDFDLTSIAALLTILGYSLNDTVVIYDRIREMLRRYKKMPMPQLLNESINSTLSRSIITHVTVTLALLALLLFGGHAIHSFTAVMVFGALLVGTYTSIFIAAPILIYLGVGEHREAPDKPAKK